In one Methylocaldum szegediense genomic region, the following are encoded:
- a CDS encoding 3-hydroxyanthranilate 3,4-dioxygenase encodes MRELKPFNFREWIDQHRHLLKPPVCNKQVFEDAEFIVMVVGGPNRRKDYHYDEGEEFFYQIEGDMVLKIMEDGKPKDIHIREGDIFLLPPRVPHSPQRFADTVGLVIERKRRPSEKDGLLWYCDNCSTLLYEEYFHLENIEKDLPPVFERFYSSEQNRTCKKCGMVMEVP; translated from the coding sequence GTGAGAGAACTCAAGCCTTTCAACTTCCGCGAGTGGATAGACCAACACCGCCATCTGCTCAAGCCCCCGGTTTGCAACAAACAGGTGTTCGAGGACGCGGAATTCATCGTCATGGTGGTGGGCGGCCCCAACCGCCGCAAGGATTATCACTACGACGAAGGCGAGGAGTTCTTCTACCAGATCGAGGGCGACATGGTTCTCAAGATTATGGAGGACGGGAAACCCAAGGACATCCACATCCGGGAAGGCGACATCTTCCTGCTACCGCCGCGCGTCCCCCATTCCCCCCAGCGCTTCGCCGACACGGTGGGACTGGTCATCGAGCGGAAGCGAAGACCATCGGAAAAGGACGGTCTCCTCTGGTACTGCGACAACTGTTCGACCTTGCTCTACGAGGAATATTTCCATCTCGAAAACATCGAGAAAGATTTGCCCCCGGTTTTCGAGCGGTTCTATTCGAGCGAGCAAAACCGGACGTGCAAGAAGTGCGGGATGGTGATGGAGGTGCCTTGA
- a CDS encoding endonuclease domain-containing protein, with protein MKQLARSLRKQQTNAEKLLWSRLRNRQLQGCKFRRQQPIGPYIADFLSLEPKLIIELDGGQHAEQQEQDNQRTRYLHALGYRVLRFWNHEVLNDLDAVLEAIRIAIVVRSPHPNPLPEGEGAKAV; from the coding sequence ATGAAACAACTGGCGAGATCGCTACGAAAACAACAGACCAACGCGGAAAAATTATTGTGGAGCCGGTTGAGAAACCGCCAGCTACAAGGTTGCAAATTCCGCCGGCAACAACCCATTGGCCCCTACATCGCAGACTTCCTCAGCCTAGAACCGAAGCTGATCATCGAACTCGATGGTGGGCAGCATGCCGAACAACAGGAACAGGATAATCAGCGAACCCGATACTTACACGCTTTGGGTTATCGGGTGTTGCGATTTTGGAACCACGAAGTACTAAACGATCTTGATGCGGTGTTGGAGGCAATTCGGATTGCCATAGTTGTTCGATCCCCTCACCCCAACCCTCTCCCGGAGGGAGAGGGAGCAAAGGCGGTTTGA
- a CDS encoding amidohydrolase family protein, protein MLKIDIHTHILPKNWPDLRERYGYGGFIQLDHYRPGCARMLRDGECFREIRSNCWDAGTRLKDCDEFGVQVQVLSTVPVMFSYWAKPEHTLDLSKLLNDHIAGVVAEFPKRFVGLGTLPMQAPDLAVRELERCVRELKLAGVEIGTHVNGFNLNETLFFPVYEAAEDLGAAIFVHPWDVLANERMKKYWLSWLVGMPAETALAICSMIFGGVFEKFPRLRVAFAHGGGAFPGIYGRIQHGFEVRPDLCAVDNPVGPSEYLGRFYVDSCVNDPRLLQCLIGLLGENAIALGSDYPFPLGELQPGKMIAEMALPQSTKARLFHGTALEWLGMTAESFT, encoded by the coding sequence ATGCTCAAAATCGACATCCATACCCACATCCTCCCGAAGAACTGGCCCGATCTTCGCGAGCGGTATGGCTACGGCGGATTCATTCAGCTCGATCATTACCGCCCGGGCTGTGCCCGCATGCTGAGGGACGGCGAATGTTTCCGGGAAATCCGGAGCAACTGCTGGGATGCCGGGACCCGGCTCAAGGACTGCGATGAATTCGGCGTGCAGGTTCAAGTGCTTTCTACCGTGCCGGTCATGTTTTCCTATTGGGCGAAACCGGAGCATACCCTTGACCTTTCGAAACTGCTGAACGACCACATCGCCGGCGTCGTCGCCGAGTTTCCCAAACGCTTCGTAGGGCTGGGCACCCTGCCCATGCAGGCGCCTGACCTCGCCGTCCGGGAGCTGGAGCGTTGCGTCCGGGAGCTTAAATTGGCCGGAGTCGAAATCGGCACGCACGTCAACGGCTTCAACCTGAACGAGACGCTCTTCTTCCCTGTCTACGAGGCAGCGGAAGACTTGGGAGCGGCCATATTCGTCCATCCTTGGGACGTTCTCGCTAACGAGCGGATGAAGAAATACTGGCTGAGCTGGCTGGTCGGCATGCCTGCGGAAACCGCCCTGGCTATCTGCTCGATGATCTTCGGCGGCGTCTTCGAGAAGTTTCCGCGGCTTCGGGTGGCGTTCGCCCATGGCGGCGGGGCGTTTCCAGGCATTTACGGCCGTATTCAGCACGGTTTCGAGGTGCGTCCTGATCTTTGCGCCGTGGACAATCCAGTTGGGCCGAGCGAATACCTGGGGCGCTTCTATGTGGACTCGTGCGTCAACGACCCCCGCCTCTTGCAGTGTCTGATCGGTCTCCTAGGCGAGAACGCAATCGCCCTCGGTTCCGACTATCCGTTTCCGCTGGGAGAGCTTCAGCCCGGCAAGATGATCGCCGAGATGGCGCTGCCGCAATCGACCAAGGCGCGGCTGTTTCACGGCACCGCCCTGGAATGGCTCGGCATGACAGCGGAATCCTTCACATGA
- a CDS encoding cyclase family protein has translation MTAVDFHIGPRVYRIDSSNYFDLSIPVAFDGAGLSAFGLPPAGVSTVENAWFVGDTRRGGSCNVKEYQFIPHCHGTHTECVGHIVDQEVLVTEILKDAWIPATLISVKVENGADCPETYIPHKADDDRLITRRTLIEKLTSLDDEDFHQALIIRTLPNSPSKRTWRYVTAPYFSNEAVAEIVRRGVEHLLVDIPSVDRMEDEGRLSNHRLFWELPPDAHDLNLCKAPFRTITEFIFAADNIPDGYCLLELQVAPFLGDAVPSRPLVYPVEVP, from the coding sequence ATGACCGCCGTCGATTTCCATATTGGGCCACGGGTCTACCGAATCGATTCGTCGAACTACTTCGACCTGTCCATACCCGTCGCTTTCGACGGCGCAGGACTCAGCGCCTTCGGCCTACCGCCCGCCGGCGTGAGCACGGTGGAGAACGCCTGGTTCGTTGGAGACACCCGGCGCGGTGGCAGTTGCAACGTGAAGGAATACCAATTCATTCCCCACTGCCACGGCACCCATACGGAATGCGTGGGCCATATCGTCGATCAGGAAGTGTTGGTTACCGAAATTCTGAAGGATGCCTGGATTCCGGCCACCCTGATTTCCGTGAAAGTCGAAAACGGCGCGGACTGCCCGGAAACCTACATCCCACACAAGGCCGACGACGATAGGCTCATTACCCGGCGAACGCTCATCGAAAAGCTAACGAGTCTGGACGACGAAGACTTTCACCAAGCCCTCATCATCCGCACGCTCCCCAATTCACCGTCCAAACGAACATGGCGCTATGTCACAGCGCCTTATTTTTCCAATGAGGCCGTGGCGGAAATCGTCCGCCGCGGCGTGGAACATCTCTTGGTGGATATTCCGTCGGTCGATCGCATGGAAGACGAGGGACGGCTGTCGAATCATCGCCTTTTCTGGGAGCTGCCGCCAGACGCCCACGATTTGAATCTCTGCAAAGCGCCTTTTCGAACGATTACCGAGTTCATCTTCGCGGCCGACAACATTCCGGACGGTTATTGCCTGCTCGAGCTTCAAGTCGCGCCTTTTCTTGGCGACGCAGTGCCCAGCCGGCCCCTGGTCTACCCCGTGGAGGTTCCATGA
- the kynU gene encoding kynureninase, with product MRFEAHRSLAEAMDRADALGSYRDCFYIPKRQDGSEEIYFCGNSLGLQPKSARNYVDEVLVAWKRMGVRGHFEGDRPWLPYHEFATEKLARLVGALPVEVAAMNSLTVNLHLLMVSFYRPTPERHKILIEEHAFPSDRYAVASQIAFHGFDPDESLIEAKARPGEATLRTEDVLELIEREGDDIALILWPGVQFYTGQAFAMAEIAEIGHRKGCVVGFDLAHAVGNLVLKLHDWNADFAVWCSYKYLNAGPGAVAGCFVHERHAERFDLPRFAGWWGHNKSTRFVMPARFSPLPGAEGWQLSNPPILSLAPLLTSLELFDQVGMDALRAKSESLTGYLETLLKECCEDRITILTPSEPSARGCQLSIRLKGNGGKMPSLGPHPLPLSQGERGGHVPLPLGEGFRVRDDKRGKKVYDALIASGITCDWREPDVIRVAPVPFYNRYTEVFDFVERLKGVIDNER from the coding sequence ATGAGGTTCGAAGCCCACCGATCACTCGCCGAAGCGATGGACCGCGCCGACGCGCTCGGTTCCTATCGGGATTGCTTCTATATTCCGAAACGGCAAGACGGCTCGGAAGAGATCTATTTCTGCGGAAATTCCTTGGGCCTTCAGCCGAAATCGGCGCGGAACTACGTGGACGAGGTACTGGTGGCCTGGAAGCGCATGGGTGTGCGGGGCCACTTCGAAGGAGACCGTCCCTGGCTGCCTTACCATGAATTCGCGACCGAGAAGCTGGCCCGGCTGGTGGGCGCCCTGCCGGTCGAAGTGGCGGCGATGAATTCGCTGACGGTCAACTTGCATCTTCTGATGGTGAGCTTTTACCGTCCGACGCCGGAGCGCCACAAAATCCTCATCGAGGAGCACGCTTTTCCCTCGGACCGCTACGCCGTGGCATCCCAGATCGCTTTTCACGGCTTCGATCCGGACGAATCGCTGATCGAGGCCAAGGCACGTCCGGGCGAAGCGACTCTTCGCACGGAGGACGTACTGGAGCTCATCGAACGGGAAGGCGACGACATCGCGCTGATCCTGTGGCCGGGAGTACAGTTCTACACGGGGCAAGCCTTCGCTATGGCCGAAATTGCCGAGATCGGGCACCGGAAAGGCTGCGTGGTCGGTTTTGATCTGGCCCATGCTGTGGGCAATCTGGTCTTGAAATTGCACGACTGGAACGCGGATTTCGCCGTCTGGTGTTCCTACAAATATCTGAACGCGGGACCCGGTGCGGTTGCCGGTTGCTTCGTGCACGAGCGTCATGCCGAGCGCTTTGATCTTCCCCGTTTTGCCGGCTGGTGGGGGCACAACAAGTCGACCCGTTTCGTCATGCCGGCGAGATTTAGCCCTTTGCCCGGCGCCGAGGGCTGGCAGTTGAGCAACCCGCCCATCCTTTCCCTGGCACCTTTGCTCACTTCATTGGAGCTGTTCGATCAGGTGGGAATGGATGCACTGCGAGCGAAGTCGGAAAGCTTAACCGGTTATCTGGAGACTTTGTTAAAAGAGTGCTGTGAAGACCGGATCACCATTCTCACCCCGTCCGAACCCAGCGCCAGGGGCTGTCAGCTTTCGATCAGGCTGAAAGGGAATGGCGGAAAGATGCCCTCTCTAGGCCCTCACCCCCTGCCCCTCTCCCAGGGGGAGAGGGGGGGTCATGTCCCTCTCCCCCTGGGAGAGGGATTTAGGGTGAGGGACGACAAACGCGGCAAGAAGGTCTACGACGCTTTAATCGCCTCCGGAATTACTTGCGATTGGCGCGAACCCGACGTGATCCGCGTGGCGCCGGTTCCGTTTTACAACCGCTATACCGAGGTCTTCGATTTCGTGGAGCGGCTTAAGGGAGTGATCGACAATGAAAGATAA
- a CDS encoding FAD-dependent oxidoreductase produces the protein MKDKEITLVGGGLAGCLLAVFLARRGFPVRVFERLPDMRKHPIPAGRSINLSLSARGIHALKEAGLYGEVERHLVAMPGRMIHDREGNLLYQPYGRDESAVHYSVERAVLNKILLDGAEAAGAQLFFGEKCEGLDFSDRFLQLYREADGYRRTLPFETVIGTDGAGSAVRRAMIVQKGIDCRDEHLPHGYKELVIPPKPDGGFALEKNALHIWPRGGFMLIALPNRDGSFTATLFLPHSGPESFRTLMDEQAILRFFATEFPDVLPLMADPVHDFLNRPTGTLGTIRCFPWHVADKALILGDAAHAVVPFHGQGMNCAFEDCVVLDRLLDEHEDFESLYRDFEARRKPNAEAIADMALENYVEMRDAVRDPKFHLRKHIEWLLEERHPGRFIPRYAMVMFHRIPYAVAQKRGDIQAEIIDRLSESINRVDDVDLDLADRLVAESLEPLASQAAYDLR, from the coding sequence ATGAAAGATAAGGAAATCACCCTCGTCGGCGGCGGACTCGCCGGGTGTCTGCTCGCCGTTTTCCTGGCCCGGCGCGGGTTTCCCGTTCGGGTTTTCGAGCGCCTGCCGGACATGCGCAAACACCCGATCCCGGCGGGCCGCTCGATCAATCTGTCCTTGTCCGCTCGCGGCATTCATGCCCTAAAGGAAGCCGGTCTGTATGGCGAAGTCGAAAGGCATCTGGTCGCCATGCCGGGCCGTATGATTCACGACCGAGAGGGCAATCTGCTCTATCAGCCTTATGGCCGCGACGAATCCGCCGTCCATTATTCGGTGGAAAGAGCCGTGCTCAACAAGATCCTGCTTGATGGGGCCGAGGCCGCCGGAGCGCAGTTATTTTTCGGCGAAAAATGCGAGGGGCTGGATTTCAGCGACCGTTTCCTGCAACTCTATCGGGAAGCGGACGGCTACCGGCGCACCCTCCCCTTCGAAACCGTGATCGGCACCGACGGCGCGGGCTCGGCGGTGCGCCGGGCGATGATCGTTCAGAAAGGCATCGACTGCCGCGACGAGCATCTGCCGCACGGCTACAAGGAACTGGTCATTCCGCCGAAGCCCGACGGTGGGTTCGCGTTGGAGAAGAATGCCCTGCATATCTGGCCGCGCGGCGGGTTCATGCTGATCGCCCTGCCCAACCGAGACGGCAGTTTTACCGCTACCTTGTTCCTGCCGCATTCGGGTCCCGAGAGTTTCCGGACGCTAATGGACGAACAGGCCATCCTGCGCTTTTTCGCGACCGAATTTCCCGACGTGCTTCCCCTGATGGCCGACCCGGTTCATGATTTCCTGAACCGTCCCACCGGGACACTGGGCACGATCCGCTGCTTTCCCTGGCATGTCGCCGACAAGGCGCTGATCCTGGGCGATGCCGCCCATGCGGTGGTGCCTTTTCATGGGCAAGGCATGAACTGCGCTTTCGAGGACTGCGTCGTCCTCGACCGGCTGCTCGACGAACACGAGGACTTCGAAAGCCTTTATCGCGACTTCGAGGCCCGCAGGAAGCCGAACGCAGAGGCCATTGCCGACATGGCATTGGAAAACTACGTGGAGATGCGTGATGCCGTCCGCGACCCCAAGTTTCACTTGCGCAAGCACATCGAGTGGCTGCTTGAGGAGCGTCATCCCGGCCGGTTTATCCCGCGCTACGCCATGGTCATGTTTCACCGCATTCCCTATGCCGTCGCCCAGAAGCGGGGCGACATCCAGGCCGAGATCATTGACCGGTTGTCGGAATCCATAAACCGCGTGGACGATGTGGACCTCGATCTGGCCGACCGGCTCGTCGCGGAAAGCTTGGAACCCTTGGCTTCACAGGCCGCGTACGATCTCCGATAG
- a CDS encoding cytochrome B6 — translation MRFGSKAISHGAAPVWLGGLVLPLAMASGPVGGKPYDAAAEAQTPRAAPSSRPESQKSEHDRSDVFRASESPPSSNALESQPDQGKALGFDFYRDPLNAKKPMQTFEEIMKEDKAAKPKIMEDQRKLLESRYDLTPRFHPEAKMSRGKPIPVGPTARLRDGVTWDSLAAMTPEEIREKGLFPYPALPHPKQATGGQVFPKMQIEMFPRLERFDVEFDLPEAFLPEFPPAMFLQNRPELGDVSRGEVVSINNYYRLFKDILTPVQLDGLRLLLTPFPQEEFNPTDDRKSEQPSLGVTCLDCHVNGHTTGQFHLNPDNRPQERRLRLDTVSLRGVFNQQLHGSKRSLRSVEDFTEFEFRTAYFNGDPIHAMKKGFTQFDRVQVSHMAQMQNMFDFPPAPKLDVATARLDPTKATDAERRGEQVFFGKGRCAECHRPPVYLDDRMHDLRLERFVNEPPTGPIKTFTLRGIKDSPPYMHDGRCLTLEDTVEFFNLVLGLKLNAQEKSDLAAFMRAL, via the coding sequence ATGCGATTCGGTAGCAAGGCGATTTCACATGGAGCCGCCCCCGTATGGCTAGGCGGCCTGGTTCTTCCCCTGGCGATGGCCTCGGGCCCGGTCGGCGGCAAGCCGTATGATGCCGCGGCCGAGGCGCAAACGCCGAGAGCCGCTCCCTCGTCCCGGCCGGAGTCGCAGAAATCGGAGCATGACCGTTCCGATGTTTTCCGTGCCTCCGAATCCCCGCCTTCCTCGAACGCTCTCGAGAGCCAGCCCGACCAGGGCAAGGCACTGGGCTTCGATTTCTACCGCGACCCCCTCAATGCCAAGAAGCCCATGCAGACGTTCGAAGAAATCATGAAGGAGGACAAGGCGGCCAAGCCCAAGATCATGGAGGATCAGCGAAAACTCTTGGAAAGCCGCTACGATTTGACCCCGCGATTCCATCCCGAGGCGAAAATGTCGCGGGGCAAACCGATTCCGGTGGGTCCAACCGCGCGCTTGCGCGACGGCGTTACCTGGGACTCGCTGGCCGCGATGACGCCCGAGGAGATTCGCGAAAAAGGACTTTTCCCCTACCCGGCGCTGCCGCATCCGAAGCAAGCCACCGGCGGCCAGGTCTTCCCGAAGATGCAGATCGAGATGTTCCCGCGGCTGGAGCGCTTCGACGTGGAATTCGATTTGCCCGAAGCCTTCCTGCCCGAGTTTCCGCCCGCCATGTTTCTGCAGAATCGGCCCGAACTGGGCGACGTATCGCGCGGCGAGGTGGTCTCGATCAACAATTATTACCGGCTGTTCAAGGACATCCTGACCCCGGTCCAGCTCGATGGGCTGCGCTTGCTGCTGACGCCGTTTCCGCAGGAGGAATTCAATCCCACCGACGATCGGAAAAGCGAACAGCCGAGCCTCGGCGTCACCTGCCTCGACTGCCACGTCAACGGCCATACCACCGGACAATTCCACCTAAATCCGGACAACCGGCCGCAGGAACGGCGTCTCCGTCTCGACACGGTCAGCCTGCGCGGCGTGTTCAATCAGCAGCTGCACGGCTCTAAGCGGAGTCTCCGCTCGGTCGAGGATTTTACCGAATTCGAATTCCGCACCGCCTATTTCAACGGCGATCCGATCCACGCCATGAAAAAAGGTTTTACTCAATTCGATCGCGTCCAGGTTTCGCACATGGCGCAGATGCAGAACATGTTCGACTTCCCGCCGGCGCCCAAACTCGACGTCGCCACCGCCCGGCTCGATCCGACGAAAGCCACCGATGCCGAGCGCCGCGGCGAGCAAGTGTTCTTCGGCAAGGGCAGATGCGCCGAATGCCATAGACCGCCCGTCTATCTCGACGACCGCATGCACGATCTCCGGCTCGAACGTTTCGTCAACGAGCCGCCCACCGGACCGATAAAGACGTTCACCCTGCGCGGCATCAAGGACAGCCCGCCCTACATGCACGACGGACGCTGCCTGACCCTGGAGGATACGGTGGAATTTTTTAACCTGGTGCTGGGGCTCAAATTGAACGCGCAGGAAAAGTCGGATTTGGCGGCGTTCATGCGAGCGTTGTAA
- a CDS encoding stage II sporulation protein M: protein MKEYQFIETRRADWEAWDRWLKGGTGDKGEPNGASGTEAAAASITAETLPRQFRSLCRDLSLARDRRYSEPLLDALRDRVLAAHQRIYGARRAAGRRWLRYVLHDLPVLVRSEAKLVWASAALFFLPLFLTLGVLQFYPDGVYFLLSPETVGSMEEMYAPTAEHLGRPRHASDDVMMLGFYIANNVRIDFQCFAGGIAFGLGSVFFLIYNGLVIGAVAGHLTQIGYIETFWGFVAGHSAPELIGAVLSGAAGLRIGLALIAPGRLRRADAVKKAAQRAVHLLYGAAGLTFSAAFVEAFWSPIRTVPVALKYGVGLAFWLALLVYFTLVGRRRAA, encoded by the coding sequence GTGAAGGAATATCAATTCATCGAAACGCGGCGAGCGGATTGGGAGGCCTGGGATCGGTGGCTGAAGGGCGGGACTGGCGATAAAGGGGAGCCGAACGGGGCTTCCGGCACCGAGGCGGCCGCAGCGTCGATTACCGCGGAAACCTTGCCGCGACAGTTTCGGAGCTTGTGCCGGGATTTGTCTCTGGCGCGGGACCGCCGCTATTCGGAACCCCTGCTGGACGCTTTACGCGACCGGGTTCTCGCAGCCCATCAGCGCATTTACGGCGCACGCAGGGCTGCGGGCAGGCGGTGGCTTCGTTACGTGCTGCACGATCTGCCGGTTCTGGTGCGGAGCGAAGCCAAGCTGGTCTGGGCTTCGGCAGCGCTGTTTTTCCTGCCTTTATTCCTCACCCTCGGAGTACTTCAGTTTTATCCGGATGGCGTGTATTTTCTGCTGTCGCCGGAAACGGTGGGCTCCATGGAAGAGATGTACGCCCCCACGGCGGAACACCTGGGACGCCCGCGGCATGCGTCCGACGACGTGATGATGCTGGGGTTCTACATCGCCAATAACGTGCGCATCGATTTCCAATGCTTTGCCGGCGGCATCGCCTTCGGCCTCGGGAGCGTTTTTTTCCTGATTTATAACGGGCTGGTAATCGGCGCCGTGGCGGGGCACCTGACGCAGATCGGCTATATCGAGACGTTCTGGGGGTTCGTCGCCGGACACAGTGCGCCGGAACTGATCGGCGCCGTACTTTCCGGAGCGGCCGGCCTGAGAATCGGATTGGCCCTGATCGCGCCGGGAAGACTGCGCCGTGCCGATGCGGTCAAGAAGGCCGCGCAACGCGCGGTGCATCTCCTTTACGGCGCGGCTGGGCTCACCTTTTCCGCTGCTTTCGTGGAAGCATTCTGGTCGCCGATCCGAACGGTCCCGGTGGCGCTCAAATATGGCGTCGGCCTCGCCTTCTGGCTTGCCCTGCTGGTCTATTTCACCCTGGTCGGACGCCGCCGTGCAGCTTGA
- a CDS encoding DUF4129 domain-containing protein, with product MQLERLQLDLRRRTPWEALDLGLVALRHWRGPVYRAWFATMVPFALIVFLLLYRWPAVAALVVWWFKPLFDRILLKVYAEASFDRPPNVREVWRALPGLVRSSGLLMGLTLGRFSLARSFYLPVVQLEGQRGRAAAARRRVLGGKTRGCAVWLTYVCAHFSAFLQFSLILLIELFRPREVSSAFEWLAFFRSDFETWRIVLTDLAYLVGESLVEPFYVAAGFTLYLNRRNELEGWDIELGFRRLTQRIQAQSDRTSEMPRKAAFLMVCFFFAGLLWLQAPREAIAEPQPASVGETGEAAQAIREILADPVFGRKIEEWGWRYRDTDSDSPSDDSINFEWLKTLAEWIAKGFRSFSFITFAVLLASLIVLLYRHRETWLTRNAAAREVPEILFGLDVRPDSLPLDLVAEAKRHLAAGERAAALSLLYRGALVALIHRAHVDFRPGDTEGNCLSRVRGRIDQAGERYFAELLQAWTLTAYAQAALPVEELADLCDRWPAHFAN from the coding sequence GTGCAGCTTGAACGTCTTCAGCTGGATCTGCGTCGGCGTACGCCTTGGGAGGCTTTGGATCTCGGGTTGGTCGCACTGAGACATTGGCGGGGGCCGGTTTATCGCGCCTGGTTCGCCACCATGGTGCCTTTCGCCCTGATCGTGTTTCTGCTGCTCTATCGATGGCCCGCCGTCGCCGCGCTGGTCGTGTGGTGGTTCAAGCCTCTGTTCGACCGGATTCTGCTGAAAGTGTACGCGGAAGCCTCGTTCGACCGGCCGCCCAACGTGCGCGAGGTTTGGCGGGCGTTGCCTGGGCTCGTCCGGAGTTCCGGTTTGCTCATGGGGCTGACCCTTGGGCGTTTCAGCCTGGCCCGTTCGTTTTATCTGCCAGTGGTACAACTCGAAGGGCAACGCGGACGTGCGGCCGCCGCTAGGCGTCGGGTGCTCGGGGGTAAAACCCGCGGCTGCGCGGTGTGGCTTACGTATGTCTGCGCCCATTTTTCGGCGTTTCTGCAGTTTTCGCTGATCCTCCTGATCGAGCTATTTCGGCCACGCGAAGTTTCGTCGGCTTTCGAATGGCTGGCTTTCTTTCGTAGCGACTTCGAAACCTGGCGCATCGTGCTGACCGATCTCGCTTATCTCGTGGGGGAAAGCCTGGTCGAGCCGTTCTATGTCGCCGCCGGTTTCACGCTGTATCTCAACCGCCGCAACGAACTCGAAGGCTGGGATATCGAACTGGGCTTCCGACGCCTGACCCAGCGCATCCAGGCTCAATCCGACCGAACTAGCGAGATGCCCCGCAAGGCGGCCTTTCTGATGGTCTGTTTTTTCTTTGCCGGCTTGTTGTGGCTTCAGGCTCCCCGCGAAGCCATCGCGGAACCACAGCCGGCGAGCGTCGGCGAAACCGGCGAGGCGGCGCAGGCGATCCGAGAGATCTTGGCGGATCCGGTATTCGGACGGAAGATCGAGGAATGGGGGTGGCGCTACCGCGACACGGACAGCGACTCGCCATCGGACGATTCCATCAACTTCGAGTGGCTCAAGACCTTGGCGGAGTGGATAGCCAAGGGTTTTCGAAGCTTCAGCTTCATCACGTTCGCCGTTTTGCTTGCGAGCTTGATCGTCTTGCTTTATCGCCATCGCGAAACGTGGTTGACACGCAACGCCGCCGCCCGCGAAGTACCGGAAATCCTGTTTGGTCTGGACGTGCGTCCGGACTCGCTGCCGCTCGACCTTGTAGCCGAGGCGAAACGGCACCTCGCGGCTGGGGAACGCGCTGCCGCGCTTTCGCTGCTTTACCGCGGCGCTCTTGTCGCCCTGATTCATCGCGCTCATGTCGATTTCCGGCCGGGCGATACCGAGGGCAATTGCCTTAGCCGGGTGCGGGGACGCATTGACCAGGCGGGCGAACGCTATTTCGCCGAGCTGCTGCAGGCCTGGACGCTTACCGCTTACGCCCAGGCCGCGCTACCCGTGGAGGAACTGGCCGATCTCTGCGACCGCTGGCCGGCGCATTTCGCGAACTGA